From Paenibacillus sp. FSL H8-0537:
CACGGGATGCATAGCCGTCATGCTCCGCGCAAATCATTTGCTGATCCGGCCTCCAAGCGATTAAGGAAACAGCAGCTTCTGGCACGCCCCATCTTTGGGTGCGCAAGTAAGGCGTCTGATCCTGCCCGTCCACGAGAACGGTATTATGGGCAGAGGTGCTTTTGAAATAACGGCGCCACGGATTTTCCATATACGTGTACGTGCCCGGATCGACAAACAATGCTTCGCCATAGGCGCACCATTCGAAGGACAGCGCGTCGGCATGACCATGAGGGCCGCCAAGTGCAGCGGCATCGAAGATGAGCTGCTGCTCCGTATCGCCAAGCCCATAATAGCCTGCTGCCGGAAAAGCAAACGGCAGCCGCTCCTGTGCATGAGCACCGAGCAACGTTCCTGCTCCGCTTGCCGTTGAAGTCGACTGCGATAATGCTTCTTGCGACTGCGATGTTGCTGCTTCTGGCGACTTAGCTGCCGCCGCCAGCAGACGGTCGATCGCCTCAGGGCCGACCGTCCAAAACTGCTCATACAGCTGATCCTCCAGCAGCAGCCCCGGGCGATCATAATACAGCGCCGCCGCATTCAAATCTGGCGGCTGATTCGCGAAGGAATCGGCAAACGGCGCCATGCTGCCGTCCTGCCTAATCATCAGGCTTGCGAAGCGCGTCATGCCGGCTACAATTCGCTCGTATTCCTCAGAGAACGCAAGTCCACGCTTTTTCGCCATAACGGCACAATCAACGAATAGCTCCAGCGATACCATATGGTAGTGCGGCGTAAGCTCCGAATGGACGCCATCTTGCAGCACCTGCACGCGGATGCATTCCTCCAGCCGCTTCATCGCTATGCTGCGCCATTCCTCGCTTTCCTCCCAAGACATGAACGTCAGCCCCGCGCCTAGCAGCCCGATCATATGCATAATCGAATGATTGATTTCAATGCTCGCTTTGTAGGTAGAGAGAAACCAAGCATGCTCCTTCACCGATTGGAGAAACCGCTGCTTCACCTCGCCATTCCAGCTGTCCGATTCATCGAAAAAGTGATAGGCATATATCCATTGGCGCAGCCTGAGACCCGCTTCCAACAGCCGCCACGGACCCGGTCTTTGAAAATAGGTCAGCTCCTCTGCCGGCAAATCCCGCGGACAAGGCTGCGTATCGATCCAGCCTAAAATATGCTCCAGCGCCTT
This genomic window contains:
- a CDS encoding alginate lyase family protein; this encodes MDHLYFRPKQRSDWGASFQQHFPQQAAAAIAQANRWCEDKPVIWKGFEIDLGQPINWLYNPTGDKEFTWGINRFKHLRSLGTAYACTGDEKYAAKALEHILGWIDTQPCPRDLPAEELTYFQRPGPWRLLEAGLRLRQWIYAYHFFDESDSWNGEVKQRFLQSVKEHAWFLSTYKASIEINHSIMHMIGLLGAGLTFMSWEESEEWRSIAMKRLEECIRVQVLQDGVHSELTPHYHMVSLELFVDCAVMAKKRGLAFSEEYERIVAGMTRFASLMIRQDGSMAPFADSFANQPPDLNAAALYYDRPGLLLEDQLYEQFWTVGPEAIDRLLAAAAKSPEAATSQSQEALSQSTSTASGAGTLLGAHAQERLPFAFPAAGYYGLGDTEQQLIFDAAALGGPHGHADALSFEWCAYGEALFVDPGTYTYMENPWRRYFKSTSAHNTVLVDGQDQTPYLRTQRWGVPEAAVSLIAWRPDQQMICAEHDGYASRGVTHRRALWFLDSGEWVIYDRLTGTGEHTYQHRLHTRLLEWETQRLDTDNGALNDQTRPLEQPACYYAKGSGLANGSDPTSPLACEMLVFGPPELELDVEDSWESVHQMKMQPLKVLQGLLTTENAGAWFITVMKPSLGTQQLQTSEWSVSIGEHGHPVLSLNRDGQLAVFAMPE